In Oncorhynchus kisutch isolate 150728-3 linkage group LG5, Okis_V2, whole genome shotgun sequence, a genomic segment contains:
- the cd8a gene encoding T-cell surface glycoprotein CD8 alpha chain, with protein sequence MKMVQKWMQTLVLLFFCQETLQLSSLTEKTDGERVEITCAPVSKTKSNMVIWFRVQDNAGMEFIASFSTKDGIKKTDFNNEVFSEEQIKKNILILKAFKKARDSGVYSCASINGNALVFGEVTRLTGPAPMTTTTTTTTPMTTTIELTSSTTAKSCKVGKVDPTASCDLIVWAPLTAGCGFLFLLLIITVCHCNRIRTKRCPHHYKRQPRMAAPGQQHPIANNRLF encoded by the exons atgaaaatggtccaAAAGTGGATGCAGACACTTGTTTTACTGTTCTTTTGTCAAG AAACTCTCCAACTGAGTTCTCTGACAGAGAAAacggatggagagagggtggagatcaCTTGTGCACCAGTCTCTAAGACTAAGAGCAACATGGTGATTTGGTTTAGAGTGCAAGACAACGCTGGAATGGAGTTTATTGCATCGTTTAGTACCAAGGACGGTATAAAGAAAACAGACTTTAACAATGAGGTCTTCAGCGAGGAGCAGATAAAGAAAAACATCTTGATACTGAAGGCTTTCAAAAAGGCTCGAGATAGTGGCGTCTACAGCTGTGCATCAATCAATGGTAACGCGCTTGTGTTTGGCGAAGTAACTCGACTTACTGGGCCAG CCCCTATGACAACAACGACCACGACGACTACACCAATGACCACAACCATAGAGCTAACCAGCTCTACAACTGCCAAGTCGTGCAAAG TGGGAAAGGTGGACCCTACTGCATCCTGTGATTTGATTGTTTGGGCCCCATTGACTGCTGGCTGtggcttcctcttcctcctcctcatcatcactgTATGCCACTGCAACC GGATAAGAACAAAAAGATGCCCACATCATTATAAAAGACA GCCGAGAATGGCAGCACCGGGGCAACAACATCCTATAGCCAACAACAGACTTTTCTAA
- the LOC109891629 gene encoding calpastatin-like — protein sequence MVVEFIIFQSCGLDQIGKDLPPPKPEPSIDYGEAPDILSGDFMSPSVAPAVLCPNAAPTQASDDFALDALAGDFVAPAVAPAVKSAVDRQVLRHTSCDIIVVLCFIHVQDIGVSQIPIVTCQHMREKKIMEEKLTKVGERDDSLPAEFRHTEEDQKANAEAKVQADVRPKQPSMDDSEALDLLSRDLSSSTGPAAASVAVTTEQRQPRLEVLTYCTLTT from the exons atggttgttgaattcATTATTTTTCAGTCCTGTGGCCTTGACCAA ATAGGCAAAGACCTGCCTCCTCCCAAGCCAGAG CCCTCTATTGACTATGGTGAAGCTCCGGACATCCTGTCAGGTGACTTCATGTCTCCCTCTGTGGCTCCAGCGGTCCTCTGCCCCAATGCTGCTCCCACACAG GCCTCAGATGACTTTGCCTTGGATGCCCTGGCAGGGGACTTTGTAGCCCCAGCTGTTGCTCCTGCAGTCAAATCTGCTGTTGACCGCCAGGTACTGAGACACACTTCATGTGATATCATTGTTGTTTTATGCTTCATTCACGTCCAAGATATCGGTGTCAGTCAGATTCCCATTGTAACTTGCCAGCATATGCGT GAGAAAAAGATTATGGAAGAGAAGCTTACCAaggtgggggagagggatgacAGCCTTCCAGCTGAGTTCCGGCACACAGAGGAAGACCAAAAG GCAAATGCAGAGGCCAAAGTCCAGGCTGATGTTAGACCCAAGCAG CCGTCGATGGATGACAGCGAGGCCCTTGACCTCTTGTCTAGAGACTTGTCTTCCTCAACTGGTCCAGCTGCAGCCTCAGTAGCTGTGACAACAGAGCAGAGACAGCCCCGACTGGAGGTACTTACCTACTGCACACTAACAACCTAA